One region of Danio aesculapii chromosome 7, fDanAes4.1, whole genome shotgun sequence genomic DNA includes:
- the LOC130231950 gene encoding THAP domain-containing protein 11, whose protein sequence is MPGFTCCVPGCYNNSHRDRDLRFYTFPKDPTQREIWLKNISRAGVSGCFSTFQPTTGHRVCSVHFPGGRKTYTIRVPTLFPLRGVNERRGRRGRSRKISAVVPIITNVVSTANETAPLEEEEEEGDIENTTVVQIGQNGQYIAPVDLTSSGDGSCIAAVVSGGEESAVIESCSVADFALCGADHSYSLTTGTTSTELLRKLNEQRDIIALMEIKMKEMKNTIRQLRVTEARLKEELRQREQERDRLICANTIIKRKL, encoded by the coding sequence ATGCCCGGCTTCACTTGCTGCGTGCCCGGATGCTACAACAACTCACACCGGGACCGAGATCTGCGATTCTACACCTTTCCGAAGGACCCCACTCAGCGAGAGATATGGCTGAAGAACATTTCGCGGGCCGGGGTGAGCGGCTGCTTTAGCACTTTCCAGCCCACCACTGGTCACCGAGTCTGCAGCGTCCACTTCCCCGGGGGCAGAAAGACCTACACCATACGCGTCCCGACGTTGTTCCCTCTGCGCGGGGTGAACGAGAGACGGGGCAGACGTGGCCGGAGCAGGAAGATTTCTGCGGTCGTGCCCATCATCACCAACGTCGTGTCCACCGCAAACGAGACCGCGCCgctggaggaggaagaggaggagggggACATCGAAAACACCACCGTTGTGCAAATCGGTCAGAACGGCCAGTACATCGCGCCCGTGGACCTCACGTCCTCCGGGGACGGCTCGTGCATCGCAGCGGTGGTGTCCGGCGGCGAGGAGTCCGCGGTCATCGAGTCATGCTCAGTGGCCGACTTCGCGCTGTGCGGGGCGGATCACTCGTACTCGCTCACCACCGGCACAACGTCCACGGAGCTGCTGCGGAAGCTGAACGAGCAGCGGGACATCATCGCGCTGATGGAGATTAAAATGAAGGAGATGAAGAACACCATTCGGCAGCTGCGCGTCACCGAGGCACGGCTAAAGGAGGAGCTGCGGCAGCGCGAGCAGGAGCGGGACCGGCTGATCTGCGCCAACACCATCATCAAGAGGAAACTCTGA